The segment TTTCTCCCTCAGGCTCCTTactcctctttctctctttgtgaacttatttctctcttcctctcttcatTGTCTATATTCTCTTTTCCTAGGTCTTTCATTCCCTCCGTATATACATATCCATCCTtaccttcttctctccctctctataacTCTCTTTGTTCTCTTTCTTGCCACCTTCTCCATCCCTCCCCTATTTCAGCCTCCtcctccctttctctctccctctctatatcttcTCTCTTATTTCCTCTCTCTATTttctaggttgtcacctctccctaCCACCCTCTTTGTTTCtccctatctatatctctccctctcaatCCCTCTCCACTTCTCTACCTCTCCATCTATGTATCATTACCCACATCTCTTTGTTGTaaatatgtgttttcattgatgtctaaTAATATATGTTTTCTATGTAGTGTTGTCATTGACGAGACAGAGATTGGTTGGAGAGAGAATTATGCCAGTTGTTAAAATAGTGATGAAATTGATAACTGATTGTCAGTTGTTTTCATTGACGTAGGAAATAGATGGATATCAGTTGcaaattttttaaatagtgatgaTGTTGATAGTTGATTGTCAGCTATTGTCATTGATATAGGAAACTGATAAATATTGGTTGTAGATAATCTGTGGATGTCCATACTTTGTATGATGTGCTAATACAGATGATGATTTTGGTGGTTTGAGATATTAAGATGGGGATTAAATGCATGTAAATAGAATGTAGATATCAATTTTATGAATATAATGCCAAGTGAGAAGATAGTGTTTCCATGACATTCTAGTCCTTGGAAGTTTGATGAAGTTGGTGCAAATATATAGATGATTGTATAGAAGAATTCTCTACGTTCCCCTTCATTTGATGATATGGGCTTGTAGACTTTCACTTAATGTTTATTCTTTATAgacattgcactcctatctttCTTGATCCCTAGTGTTGTAGCTGATGTGGTTGGTGATTAGAGTTTGTTGACAGTTTGGCAATCTATCAGATTTGGTCCAAATAATGCTTTGTGTTTCTCCGCATTGATGTTTCAGGTGTTGTATAACATTTTTGTTGTGTCTCAACCCAATTTTTAGATGTTGGTGATGTATACAAAATGTGATAATGGTGTTTTGTGCATGACTAGTTTCTCAACTCTTTGAAATGAACTATTTTTGTATTAGTTGTCTTGTGTCAATATGTTCTTGATGTGGCAAGGAGAAAAAATTTATTGGGAATAATTTTTGATGTTCAAGGAACATCCATGTATGCTCTCATCATGATGGAATATCTATTTAATGTTACATTGTTTTTGACATGTGTGTTTCATGGTAACTACTCtagttcatccaacaaaagttgTTCTTTTGCTTGCAATGTATTCTTAGGCATCTCCACTTTTTTTGAAggttgtgttgcattgattttgggtCATACCTTAGTGTTTCAGGATCATAATTGGGCTTTTTCATCTAGAAGATATGTTTTGGGCTAACTAGTAATGTGTTACTTGATTTATCTACACATGAAGACGCGTGTTTCATGATAACTTCTCTGGTTCAGCCAACAAAAGTTCTTCTTTTGCTTGCAGTATACTCTTGGGAATCTCTACTTGTTTTGAAgtttttgttgtatttattttggctCCTCCCTTGGCATGCGAGGATCTTCCTTGGGCTTGTTCATTTGGAAGATATTTTTTGGGTTGATTTACAGATGTGGTGCTTGATTTTGGTTCCTACATTGGTGTGTGAGGATCCACATTAGGCTTGTTCATATGGAAGATTCATTTTGGGATGACTAGTGATATGATGCTTAATTAATCTACACATTACCTTGTTGCCAAGTTAGAGGATGTGTGATAGTGTGTAAATTATTTTAAAACTACTTAGAAAGAAGTGATATGATGATTTTAGgttctctctatctcctgaattggaTCACCTTCACCAAATTTATGTTTTAGTGGTCGACTTGATGGGACCTATGTGTGTCCTTTTCTCTAGCTGCCCTATTTGATGTTTTCaatgaagaagatggtatatatttgtagcatcctaaaattgtgacacttgcaatttcaactgcatttgggtcttcacgatggtggcgcaacgttgaacctgaatggagaccccgaaacctatttacgacatcaaaaactgcatatttctgcaccttggcctgatcctccttgcaccctgctgtcccaggaggtgggaccatggtgcccagcgccctagtccttcaggaccatggcacctagcaccctggtccctcaagaccatggcgcccaacgccctagtccctggccctattttgggcccggtctgttgttgggcatcgggtctttaagtttgcaatttagaaaataatgttcctaggtcggcctaaggtcagaaaaattagtctcctaaccctaattgacaagtatataaactacatttcctctcccaaaaaaggaggaaaaggacatatgtgtgcatgaggcggaagcgatattcaaacattcaaatattcaagcattcaagcattccttcaagcaattgagcattctaagtctccattcaaggctaagtgttgcattcaagacaaggattcaaccattgaagaggagatcacctacaacatacaacatacaacatcattacaccttcgcatgtaagaatacaaacattcttacaacaaggtatcagtacttgattacattacaaacacttacatttacagcattctcatttcttggttaattccaaaaccagggtttgacctgaaggcaaacccctcatccctaaccccccaatcatcctctcttttctgtgtgtaggttgtaggtatgtggctacaattgaagatctggaacccttgtgcaaagacgaacagatcccccttcatttcgcggatttttcggaggaccgtgtgcactctgggtgccatcatcctgtcaactttcactcaaatttgcaggacaacatcgtctcgacattttactgctaattttaggtttgtagcttcatcccgtgtccctatctctatctacaagcgaatctttcttactttacatgcattcctagttcaatccttctatctaaattctttacaaaagagggtatccttgctatcacaacccttgaaactcatttagaatccagtcttgcattgtgtgggattggatcttgtgggtttcaacccctcttttgaatgtaaagtctctcccaagtgaaaaccgtcaaccctagtgacctcctttctctctccatggagtgggggaacacctagggttcgattttctgctttacattttggtgaacccgatgtgaaacatcctaattctgattattcatggttagatctgaaatttttttgcttccttaattacatttccatgtttgatcttttgtacagtttagaggttaattgcataaaaaccctaaattttctttagtaattaagcttgtgaaatgtttaattgttaatgcttgtttcagatttacccttctattgcaaattgtcaaatcatatttgtgctttaattctgaaaattaagtggttaagtgtcaaaaccctaatttttaaaaccctcttgattcaacctttgaccaatgatttcacttatcaaaacacctccaaatcggctgtaactttggattccgcaacaaaatcataatatctctcatccctgaaaattttgaaaaaagttgcgaggaccatgtgcacctcgagcgccatcgtccccgacattttttctgaaatttcgggagctagatcttactgtatttttctgctagaatccagaatcttggctgatttcatcaattctaacactttcaaaattaaagtcaaagttggtctagtgattgcttggattaaggcttataatcattcaaaaattgttgaaattgaaattttgtgttaaaattgtgtttcttacagtcctaaatctgaaaagtgtgttggcattcattcgaaatttcagtgctttattcaaattcttgtagtttgtgacttttgaaattaagtacttaattacaacaactttgatttccgctttcaaaattgaattttgcatgaaattgagtcaacttttaaatttcaaagcttgcattgcttttaggattccctctaaaatcataaaattcaaaattttagtttccctctctttttcaaaattcaaattttgcatttttcaacaattttggtagggttcaattttgaggttgcaactttaatttggcctatctacagatcgtaagatcactcaattttttcaaattagctttaaaatcatcataactttcatctctgaaaatttcaaaaaaagttgcgaggactgtgtgcactccattcgccacggtccctgacattttttctgaaacttcgagagattgtcatgattgcatttaatagcttaaatctaggagattggctgattttattgaaatttgctacttctaaattcaaaatcttctctctctctttactgcatgagttttacaacaataagccctacttacactattcccgttagacgaagccttagaattaagtccttccaaggtttaattactgaggagatggaacctaatttgaatgccctttttaacgaggacatgggtaattcctctaatcctcttaatgatgaagaagctctccatgaagttccTGTAGAACAACtgtcaaaattggataaccaatttgatgattttcagcgatggatgtctcaagaataccccgatagtcaagctctttcattagttgagggtctaaaatgtatggttcaaagtgataagaatggaattgatattttacgtagtattgcacacattgtggattcgaatgtgatgcctatgaagagttgtgctgaaactttaggttatacacaacctcctactcatgtcaatcattctattcctttgacaaacTCTATTGCTAGTatgcctacttttacatcaaacataatgactaattCAATACagaacattccacctatgatcaccagtcatgggggcaatccttcttcttcaatcaaccctcttccttcattcaatccgacttcttcattcattccttcaatgagtgttcctattacatctccacaaatgaacatgacgcaagggggcaattcatttaaccattccattcctccttgtagtgttccttctttccaatcatctcctatgactaactatcatagtgtcctgccaccttactctcaatcaataccttctttcaaaaacataatacctcctgttgttcaccaaaagtgataacccaagaacacctgcaaatctttctatgaaatggccaatttcagtctacaaaacacatcagggcttggacaacataacataggaccctaattgatcctcctgcactccaagttctgctagacctagggggggacacccttttgatgcactaaatacaacaattaaagacacataactgcatcaacactaagcagatagatcatttcacaagctcaccaCATCTAGAAACACATtgcagattggctagatctgtataaatcataaataaaaacagagcttggaatgaaaataacacacccctacacataaagggaaatagatttgtcttttaaaatgttgatctgaaaccatccccaaacttgcaagaccggtgccttgttcattgggcaacagagtttcacacacagaactacaaaatgttaatcacagtTGCAAATtgtttttccttacaacatatccctgcattaataccttgtactaatgcattactcaatccattcataaaattatcagatctggaaatacatttcatcatttatgactaactatagaatttaaaaccttccttgaaggatacctacaacagtcacacaatctccttgagatgacaaatttcatcctccttgaggattgaattcataataatgaaaaaaaacatatcacagagacaatatcatgggaaatttactcatgcctgacacaagtaagacctgtaACTAGAAAACAatttgtcatcctgcaatgtagcctctatatcctgaatagatccatagaactttacaagtttgggtcaagaatttcagaaaatggaagctatgaaaactggagcacttcctcccagaattctggaacccttacaactgagaagaatggggaataaaagaggagggaagaaaaacaaatccacaactgaaaattgtcaagtgtctctcctctctaactgaattttgttcccgtgaaaactgcttctaaaatatcccacatttgtccaaattaacttcataatcggattcctcgctccgagagctttccgaaaatatataacactttataccttggccaaaaattgagtcctaggcgaattaattcctcaatgtgctcaaacatttaaatttttcatttattaatatagtctaaactatataataaacaattttaaatttaaatttttgcctccatttgtgctctaacgccttgccacgtggcaggatctgattggtcgatggggttgaccggacgccacctgagatgacacctcatcttttgccacttgactgccacgtcatcgccactgggttGCTTACTcgtatgccacgtcatcgccactgggtgccacctcaccgggactcgCTTGCTGGAGCACTGACTAtacccgccacctacgtgccacgtggatggctctcgttcactctcgctatttcgcggggtttaaacttcgtgcatcttccttcgcgaaatagcgcgagccgttgatctctctcgaacttgctcgctcgttaacccgatcgtcgtctgcaaaattttgcctgtttgcctcgagaaacgtgcctgcgtggggtccacttggtcttcatcCAATCAACTCCTCCTTCGCCTCGGGAAGTGTGCTCCCGCACGGGCCCGCCTTGAGCGCCCATggacaccttgtgtcaaaagcctttaaagcTTAGACACTATAATACTATGCGTTTTTGTATATAAACACTAAAAATGTCCTTCTCCCAGCACATGTGGGACAAAGCGATTAAGCCTGGGACTTCATTTTTAGCTTTCCCTGAGTGCTTTCATGGTGATTTTCAGATTGTTTGTTGCTCCATAGCTACAGCAAGAAGCTTGGCCTTCAAACGATAAATAGCCTTAATCTTGTTTGCAATTGGACTTCTTTCTCCTCGCCCTTCTAGTGGAAGAATCTCTAGGCATGCATGTACATTAAATCTTTTTGCATCCCAAAATGTAATTTCATCTTTATGGCTTCATTTTATTCGTTTTTCTAAAAACTTTGAAATGCCTTTTTGTAAATGCAAAACTATGATGTTGAAAGCCTTCGAAAACTGTTGCAAATAATCAGCAAAATCTATCAAATCAGCTGTGTTCGAAATATTTAATCACGGTATCCAGTATCGTAGCTTGATATATTTACtgatgtttttcacatataaagTTTTAGTCTAGTTTTATATGTGCTATCCATTCTTGTAAACTCACAATGCAAGTTGTTCTGGTgctatgaatggggttttttgttAGGCTTAGCGAAGTGGACTTTGTTTTGAAAGACCTTAAAGACGAAAAAATGCTACTGACGTGGCTTCTTGAGTACTGGTCCACTTGGAGCTGCAGCAGCATTTGACAACTGATCTCTTATATAGTACATTGATCTCAACATTGCCTCCAATGTATCTCTTGATAACGGGAACTTGATCTTTGTTTCTCCGGATGAAGGCTTTGTATAATCTTGAAGCTTAAGGTTAATCACAGCCACTCGATTTGCAGGTGTAGAATTTTGATTCTCCATACTCCATGTCATTGCCTTGAGACGAGGTAGAGAAACCAGAGAGCTATCTCCATTGATGTCATCTTGCGGTGGCTGTTGGGGAACCAATCTTGAAGAATTCAAATTTCCAGAGGGCATTCCCAAAGGAACCCCAAGTTCACAGCAGTTGAAGGGACGTCTGTTGTCTTCTAGGCGGGGCCATACTGGAGGTACCATGTTCGCAGGTGAGGTTTGAGGCACTGTTGGACCAACTTTAACCTGATAGACTACCCTTGTCCGTGGCCATTCAAGTTGATCTTTAGCCATATCCTCTCCCAGTCTTTGATTTATTGACTATGAGAAGTGACCCATCTTCCCCAGGAAATTTCACTGTGCTTTGCAAACCAAAATCGCCTACATGAGATGGTCTGACCCTGCAATATACTCTTATTTTGCCTTTGAGGTCTTGTAGGGCATTATAAAGGTTCTTATTTTCTTCGACAACTCTATGATATCCAGAAGAAGGAATGGAAAGGCGTTGGACCTCATTCCCTAGTAATTCCCATTGCTTTTGGTGTCTGGCTTGCATTAATTGTAAATCTTCCTTTGT is part of the Cryptomeria japonica chromosome 10, Sugi_1.0, whole genome shotgun sequence genome and harbors:
- the LOC131032414 gene encoding protein FAR1-RELATED SEQUENCE 3-like — encoded protein: MAKDQLEWPRTRVVYQVKVGPTVPQTSPANMVPPVWPRLEDNRRPFNCCELGVPLGMPSGNLNSSRLVPQQPPQDDINGDSSLVSLPRLKAMTWSMENQNSTPANRVAVINLKLQDYTKPSSGETKIKFPLSRDTLEAMLRSMYYIRDQLSNAAAAPSGPVLKKPRQ